The following proteins come from a genomic window of Irregularibacter muris:
- a CDS encoding ABC transporter substrate-binding protein, whose product MTKIFKKKKSLIILLVLYISLAMIGFTACSTNDTTGESGKDKIVFADAQWESIQFHNAVAQTIIEKGYGYPTDVISGSTAATFTGFTNGEIDVYMEVWIQNVQERYDEAIKNGDIIKTSTNFDDNAQGLYVPTYVIKGDPDRGIEPMAPDLKTVKDLAKYPELFKDEEDPSKGRIYGGPPGWEVDQILRTKVETYGLDEQFNYFSPGSDSGLAASLAAAYESGEAWVGYYWEPTWVTGKYDFTLLEDEPYDEAKWEDGYATEWPAVDVAVAVYKDMPEKAPKVVEFLEKYKTSSDITSEALAYMQDNNTTAEEAGLWFLREKEDIWTQWVSEDIAQKVKEAIQ is encoded by the coding sequence ATGACAAAAATTTTCAAGAAGAAAAAAAGTTTAATCATTCTATTGGTACTCTACATAAGTCTTGCTATGATTGGATTTACCGCCTGTTCTACAAATGATACAACAGGAGAAAGTGGGAAAGACAAAATTGTCTTTGCAGATGCCCAATGGGAAAGCATTCAATTTCACAATGCTGTAGCCCAAACCATTATAGAAAAAGGATATGGCTATCCAACAGATGTTATTTCTGGTTCTACTGCAGCCACCTTTACTGGTTTTACTAATGGAGAAATTGATGTCTATATGGAAGTATGGATTCAAAATGTCCAGGAAAGATATGACGAAGCTATAAAAAACGGCGATATCATCAAGACTTCTACAAACTTTGATGATAATGCCCAAGGGCTATACGTACCTACCTATGTGATCAAGGGAGACCCAGACAGAGGGATAGAACCTATGGCTCCAGATTTAAAGACGGTAAAAGACTTGGCTAAATATCCAGAACTATTTAAAGATGAAGAAGATCCATCCAAGGGTAGAATATATGGTGGCCCTCCTGGATGGGAGGTAGACCAAATATTGAGAACCAAAGTAGAGACCTATGGACTAGATGAGCAGTTTAATTATTTCAGCCCTGGATCTGATTCTGGTCTTGCAGCTTCTCTTGCAGCAGCCTATGAAAGTGGAGAAGCCTGGGTAGGTTACTATTGGGAGCCTACTTGGGTAACAGGGAAATATGACTTTACTTTACTAGAAGATGAACCCTATGATGAAGCAAAATGGGAAGATGGTTACGCTACTGAATGGCCAGCTGTAGATGTTGCAGTGGCAGTATACAAAGATATGCCAGAGAAAGCACCAAAGGTAGTAGAATTTTTAGAAAAATATAAAACAAGTAGTGATATAACAAGTGAGGCTTTAGCCTATATGCAAGACAACAATACTACCGCTGAAGAAGCAGGACTATGGTTTTTAAGAGAAAAAGAAGATATTTGGACTCAGTGGGTATCTGAAGATATCGCCCAAAAAGTAAAAGAAGCTATTCAATAA